Proteins from a genomic interval of Triplophysa dalaica isolate WHDGS20190420 chromosome 13, ASM1584641v1, whole genome shotgun sequence:
- the aasdh gene encoding beta-alanine-activating enzyme isoform X1, whose amino-acid sequence MAEKSLNELVHEAALVHGDRIAVTFDSSMATRVSLTYDEVISLSNKLTERLRVSVWECEGAIGLFCLADVFLPVWIMGVLQFPAAYVPLDPTSPPLCILRMMKKCSLNYCLVQTDLLHQFQSAFSNLLSLTVCANLSSHKLTLMTLQMEQDPTIQPTETEQHPPVSAVIKDNHQREQVAYILHTSGTTGLPKIVKVPHKCIVPNITHLRSVFKMTAEDVVFLSSPLTFDPSVVEMFLALSSGACLLIVPSAVKKMPRRLAHVLFKRNTTTVLQATPTLVRRFGRHVLQEEVLSADSSLRLLAFGGEPCPSLTLLKRWRQKGNSTLIFTLYGTTEVSCWASWYKVPDKLLCMDDIDDVPVPLGEPLLDTIIEVRDEKGCFVTDGEGQVFIGGQERVCLLDDEKTVVRGAMRATGDWVQVRNSHLYFLGRKDRLVKRFGQRVHLDALQQTIENLPDVEACAVSLSEGSRLMAFIVLASGQLRAPSSSSEDLAAADVTRNCTDPASGVIEGAIRERLSQLLDSHSIPDTIFFIPALPLTSHGKVAMDELMRMCVTQRQEANREAEQENIETVRLKLQTLWKKCLNLADDVVIEEDAHFLLSGGDSLQALRLYDEITVAMGTTPVGLLEVILDGSFLDVLSQIVTEKDFNVIQPSKKRKHDDSNSVDSSKRHHKDMTTVGVTHSTAGFIASSVKETMAFIVVRRAGEVIDWSCFQGTQEDCFSDTNKSKVIVQKSPKDNRSDLILKASHGLCERPQYNPQEVVSDQASEPERSESSQGSSEKVLPLGLKVVWSSDTGRCVDASPVLLVAPERTTVFIGSHSHRLQALNLRSGEVIWERILGDRLESSAAITKCGTLVVVGCYDKKVYFLDVACGDTVWTFETGDVVKSSPAVDPKTGLVFAGSHDGYIYALNPLAKSSIWQHYCGGGAVFSSPCLHLSPRQLYCCTLGGDLHCLNPDIGTVLWTHSSGVPFFSSPYCSDSCVFIGAVNGHIVGISHSGNQLWDFSTEGPVFSSPCVSSLTSLTNSQVSKTPGNTSTSSSLNYVVTCGSHDGHIYCLNAHNGSLLWNFQTTSKVFSIPFMFDGSLWGFGTLVAVCSTDGTVWILDGETGTLKAALSLPGELFSSPVVWGQTLVVGCRNDYVYCLELGRR is encoded by the exons TGTTCTGCAGTTTCCTGCTGCATATGTACCTCTGGATCCTACGTCACCACCTCTGTGCATCCTGAGAATGATGAAGAAGTGCAGTCTGAACTACTGCTTGGTACAGACTGATCTGCTTCAC CAATTCCAGAGTGCATTTTCCAACCTATTGTCACTGACGGTATGTGCAAACTTGTCCTCACACAAGCTCACCTTGATGACGTTACAAATGGAGCAGGATCCCACCATTCAACCGACTGAGACAGAACAACATCCCCCCGTCTCTGCTGTGATCAAAGACAACCACCAGAGGGAGCAGGTGGCTTATATTTTGCACACATCTGGAACTACGGGTCTTCCAAAGATTGTGAAAGTCCCTCACAAATGCATCGTGCCTAATATAACGCATCTAAG ATCTGTGTTTAAGATGACTGCAGAAGATGTTGTATTCCTTTCTTCTCCGTTAACCTTTGACCCCTCTGTGGTAGAGATGTTTTTGGCCCTGTCTTCTGGAGCATGTCTTCTAATCGTCCCCTCGGCTGTTAAAAAGATGCCACGCAGACTTGCACATGTGCTGTTTAAACGCAACACAACAACAGTCTTACAG GCTACTCCCACTCTCGTTAGACGATTTGGAAGACATGTTCTGCAGGAGGAGGTACTCAGTGCAGATTCATCCCTGAGGTTGTTGGCTTTTGGAGGAGAGCCATGTCCATCTCTCACTCTTTTAAAGAGGTGGAGGCAGAAAGGCAATAGCACACTGATCTTTACTCTTTATGGCACTACAGAAGTGTCTTGCTGGGCAAGCTGGTACAAAGTCCCAGACAAACTCCTGTGCATGGATGACAT TGATGATGTACCTGTGCCCCTTGGGGAGCCGCTGCTGGACACCATAATTGAGGTGAGAGATGAGAAAGGATGTTTCGTCACGGATGGAGAAGGACAAGTGTTCATTG gTGGTCAAGAGAGAGTGTGTCTCCTAGATGATGAGAAAACTGTAGTCAGGGGAGCAATGCGTGCTACGGGTGACTGGGTGCAGGTGCGCAATTCCCATCTGTATTTCCTAGGCAGGAAGGATCGGCTTGTGAAACGCTTTGGTCAGCGGGTACATCTAGATGCCCTACAACAG ACCATTGAGAATTTACCCGACGTAGAGGCATGTGCCGTGAGCTTGAGTGAGGGTAGCAGGCTGATGGCATTTATAGTGCTCGCATCAGGTCAGCTAAGAGCCCCTTCATCCTCCTCTGAAGACCTTGCTGCAGCAGATGTCACAAGAAACTGCACCGACCCAGCCAGCGGAGTAATTGAAGGGGCGATTAGAGAAAGGTTATCACAGCTATTGGACAGTCACAGCATTCCAGACACGATATTCTTCATTCCGGCACTTCCACTCACATCTCATG GTAAAGTAGCAATGGACGAGTTGATGAGAATGTGTGTGACACAAAGACAAGAAGCAAACAGAGAAGCTGAACAAGAAAACATTGAAACTGTTAGACTGAAATTACAAACCCTATGGAAG AAGTGTCTTAACCTGGCTGATGATGTCGTGATTGAGGAAGATGCACACTTCTTGTTAAGTGGAGGAGATTCCCTTCAGGCCCTTCGCCTTTATGATGAGATCACTGTTGCCATGGGGACAACCCCTGTGGGCCTGCTGGAGGTCATATTGGACGGCTCTTTCTTAGATGTGCTTAGCCAAATAGTGACAGAAAAGGATTTTAACGTAATCCAGCCAtcaaagaagagaaaacatgaCGATTCCAACTCCGTTGATTCATCCAAAAGACACCACAAGGATATGACTACAGTCGGTGTCACGCATAGCACAGCAGGTTTTATAGCTTCCTCTGTGAAAGAGACTATGGCATTTATAGTTGTGAGGAGAGCTGGTGAGGTTATTGATTGGAGTTGTTTTCAGGGAACGCAAGAGGACTGCTTCTCTGACACAAACAAGAGTAAAGTCATAGTGCAGAAAAGTCCAAAAGACAATCGTTCGGATTTAATACTCAAGGCATCGCATGGACTTTGTGAGAGACCTCAATATAACCCTCAAGAAGTTGTCAGCGATCAAGCTAGTGAACCTGAGAGAAGTGAAAGTTCTCAGGGAAGTTCTGAGAAAGTTCTTCCACTTGGCCTCAAGGTCGTCTGGAGCTCAGATACGGGCAGATGTGTGGACGCGTCTCCGGTTCTGCTGGTGGCTCCTGAGAGAACCACGGTGTtcattgggtctcattcacACAGACTGCAGGCTCTCAATCTGAGAAGTGGTGAGGTCATCTGGGAACGTATACTTGGAGATCGGCTGGAGTCCTCAGCTGCTATTACAAAATGTGGGACTCTTGTGGTAGTAG GCTGCTATGACAAAAAGGTTTATTTCCTGGATGTTGCCTGTGGAGACACTGTCTGGACATTTGAGACAGGAGATGTGGTGAAAAGTTCTCCTGCAGTAGACCCTAAAACCGGGCTCGTCTTTGCAGGATCCCATGATGGatatatttatgcattaaaCCCACTG GCCAAGTCTTCTATATGGCAGCATTATTGTGGTGGCGGTGCGGTGTTTTCATCCCCATGTTTACACCTTTCACCAAGACAGTTATACTGTTGTACTTTAGGAGGGGATCTCCACTGTCTTAATCCA GACATTGGAACAGTCTTGTGGACGCATTCCAGCGGCGTTCCTTTTTTCTCATCTCCATACTGCTctgattcttgtgtttttattggtgCAGTGAATGGACATATAGTTGGAATAAGCCATTCTGGAAATCAG ttATGGGACTTCTCCACTGAAGGACCGGTCTTCTCATCGCCATGCGTTTCTTCATTGACATCTCTGACAAATTCTCAGGTTTCTAAAACTCCTGGGAACACTTCGACATCATCATCACTCAATTATGTGGTCACATGCGGGTCACATGATGGTCACATATACTGTTTAAATGCTCATAACGGATCTTTACTATGGAACTTTCAGACCacatccaaagtgttttctatTCCATTTATGTTTGACGGCAGTCTGTGGGGTTTTGGAACACTGGTAGCTGTGTGTTCTACTGACGGGACCGTGTGGATTTTAGATGGAGAAACAGGAACATTGAAGGCAGCTTTGTCTTTGCCTGGAGAACTTTTCTCTTCTCCTGTTGTATGGGGCCAAACCTTAGTGGTGGGATGTCGTAATGATTATGTTTACTGTCTAGAACTTGGCAGaaggtaa
- the aasdh gene encoding beta-alanine-activating enzyme isoform X2 — MAEKSLNELVHEAALVHGDRIAVTFDSSMATRVSLTYDEVISLSNKLTERLRVSVWECEGAIGLFCLADVFLPVWIMGVLQFPAAYVPLDPTSPPLCILRMMKKCSLNYCLVQTDLLHQFQSAFSNLLSLTVCANLSSHKLTLMTLQMEQDPTIQPTETEQHPPVSAVIKDNHQREQVAYILHTSGTTGLPKIVKVPHKCIVPNITHLRSVFKMTAEDVVFLSSPLTFDPSVVEMFLALSSGACLLIVPSAVKKMPRRLAHVLFKRNTTTVLQATPTLVRRFGRHVLQEEVLSADSSLRLLAFGGEPCPSLTLLKRWRQKGNSTLIFTLYGTTEVSCWASWYKVPDKLLCMDDIDDVPVPLGEPLLDTIIEVRDEKGCFVTDGEGQVFIGGQERVCLLDDEKTVVRGAMRATGDWVQVRNSHLYFLGRKDRLVKRFGQRVHLDALQQTIENLPDVEACAVSLSEGSRLMAFIVLASGQLRAPSSSSEDLAAADVTRNCTDPASGVIEGAIRERLSQLLDSHSIPDTIFFIPALPLTSHGKVAMDELMRMCVTQRQEANREAEQENIETVRLKLQTLWKCLNLADDVVIEEDAHFLLSGGDSLQALRLYDEITVAMGTTPVGLLEVILDGSFLDVLSQIVTEKDFNVIQPSKKRKHDDSNSVDSSKRHHKDMTTVGVTHSTAGFIASSVKETMAFIVVRRAGEVIDWSCFQGTQEDCFSDTNKSKVIVQKSPKDNRSDLILKASHGLCERPQYNPQEVVSDQASEPERSESSQGSSEKVLPLGLKVVWSSDTGRCVDASPVLLVAPERTTVFIGSHSHRLQALNLRSGEVIWERILGDRLESSAAITKCGTLVVVGCYDKKVYFLDVACGDTVWTFETGDVVKSSPAVDPKTGLVFAGSHDGYIYALNPLAKSSIWQHYCGGGAVFSSPCLHLSPRQLYCCTLGGDLHCLNPDIGTVLWTHSSGVPFFSSPYCSDSCVFIGAVNGHIVGISHSGNQLWDFSTEGPVFSSPCVSSLTSLTNSQVSKTPGNTSTSSSLNYVVTCGSHDGHIYCLNAHNGSLLWNFQTTSKVFSIPFMFDGSLWGFGTLVAVCSTDGTVWILDGETGTLKAALSLPGELFSSPVVWGQTLVVGCRNDYVYCLELGRR; from the exons TGTTCTGCAGTTTCCTGCTGCATATGTACCTCTGGATCCTACGTCACCACCTCTGTGCATCCTGAGAATGATGAAGAAGTGCAGTCTGAACTACTGCTTGGTACAGACTGATCTGCTTCAC CAATTCCAGAGTGCATTTTCCAACCTATTGTCACTGACGGTATGTGCAAACTTGTCCTCACACAAGCTCACCTTGATGACGTTACAAATGGAGCAGGATCCCACCATTCAACCGACTGAGACAGAACAACATCCCCCCGTCTCTGCTGTGATCAAAGACAACCACCAGAGGGAGCAGGTGGCTTATATTTTGCACACATCTGGAACTACGGGTCTTCCAAAGATTGTGAAAGTCCCTCACAAATGCATCGTGCCTAATATAACGCATCTAAG ATCTGTGTTTAAGATGACTGCAGAAGATGTTGTATTCCTTTCTTCTCCGTTAACCTTTGACCCCTCTGTGGTAGAGATGTTTTTGGCCCTGTCTTCTGGAGCATGTCTTCTAATCGTCCCCTCGGCTGTTAAAAAGATGCCACGCAGACTTGCACATGTGCTGTTTAAACGCAACACAACAACAGTCTTACAG GCTACTCCCACTCTCGTTAGACGATTTGGAAGACATGTTCTGCAGGAGGAGGTACTCAGTGCAGATTCATCCCTGAGGTTGTTGGCTTTTGGAGGAGAGCCATGTCCATCTCTCACTCTTTTAAAGAGGTGGAGGCAGAAAGGCAATAGCACACTGATCTTTACTCTTTATGGCACTACAGAAGTGTCTTGCTGGGCAAGCTGGTACAAAGTCCCAGACAAACTCCTGTGCATGGATGACAT TGATGATGTACCTGTGCCCCTTGGGGAGCCGCTGCTGGACACCATAATTGAGGTGAGAGATGAGAAAGGATGTTTCGTCACGGATGGAGAAGGACAAGTGTTCATTG gTGGTCAAGAGAGAGTGTGTCTCCTAGATGATGAGAAAACTGTAGTCAGGGGAGCAATGCGTGCTACGGGTGACTGGGTGCAGGTGCGCAATTCCCATCTGTATTTCCTAGGCAGGAAGGATCGGCTTGTGAAACGCTTTGGTCAGCGGGTACATCTAGATGCCCTACAACAG ACCATTGAGAATTTACCCGACGTAGAGGCATGTGCCGTGAGCTTGAGTGAGGGTAGCAGGCTGATGGCATTTATAGTGCTCGCATCAGGTCAGCTAAGAGCCCCTTCATCCTCCTCTGAAGACCTTGCTGCAGCAGATGTCACAAGAAACTGCACCGACCCAGCCAGCGGAGTAATTGAAGGGGCGATTAGAGAAAGGTTATCACAGCTATTGGACAGTCACAGCATTCCAGACACGATATTCTTCATTCCGGCACTTCCACTCACATCTCATG GTAAAGTAGCAATGGACGAGTTGATGAGAATGTGTGTGACACAAAGACAAGAAGCAAACAGAGAAGCTGAACAAGAAAACATTGAAACTGTTAGACTGAAATTACAAACCCTATGGAAG TGTCTTAACCTGGCTGATGATGTCGTGATTGAGGAAGATGCACACTTCTTGTTAAGTGGAGGAGATTCCCTTCAGGCCCTTCGCCTTTATGATGAGATCACTGTTGCCATGGGGACAACCCCTGTGGGCCTGCTGGAGGTCATATTGGACGGCTCTTTCTTAGATGTGCTTAGCCAAATAGTGACAGAAAAGGATTTTAACGTAATCCAGCCAtcaaagaagagaaaacatgaCGATTCCAACTCCGTTGATTCATCCAAAAGACACCACAAGGATATGACTACAGTCGGTGTCACGCATAGCACAGCAGGTTTTATAGCTTCCTCTGTGAAAGAGACTATGGCATTTATAGTTGTGAGGAGAGCTGGTGAGGTTATTGATTGGAGTTGTTTTCAGGGAACGCAAGAGGACTGCTTCTCTGACACAAACAAGAGTAAAGTCATAGTGCAGAAAAGTCCAAAAGACAATCGTTCGGATTTAATACTCAAGGCATCGCATGGACTTTGTGAGAGACCTCAATATAACCCTCAAGAAGTTGTCAGCGATCAAGCTAGTGAACCTGAGAGAAGTGAAAGTTCTCAGGGAAGTTCTGAGAAAGTTCTTCCACTTGGCCTCAAGGTCGTCTGGAGCTCAGATACGGGCAGATGTGTGGACGCGTCTCCGGTTCTGCTGGTGGCTCCTGAGAGAACCACGGTGTtcattgggtctcattcacACAGACTGCAGGCTCTCAATCTGAGAAGTGGTGAGGTCATCTGGGAACGTATACTTGGAGATCGGCTGGAGTCCTCAGCTGCTATTACAAAATGTGGGACTCTTGTGGTAGTAG GCTGCTATGACAAAAAGGTTTATTTCCTGGATGTTGCCTGTGGAGACACTGTCTGGACATTTGAGACAGGAGATGTGGTGAAAAGTTCTCCTGCAGTAGACCCTAAAACCGGGCTCGTCTTTGCAGGATCCCATGATGGatatatttatgcattaaaCCCACTG GCCAAGTCTTCTATATGGCAGCATTATTGTGGTGGCGGTGCGGTGTTTTCATCCCCATGTTTACACCTTTCACCAAGACAGTTATACTGTTGTACTTTAGGAGGGGATCTCCACTGTCTTAATCCA GACATTGGAACAGTCTTGTGGACGCATTCCAGCGGCGTTCCTTTTTTCTCATCTCCATACTGCTctgattcttgtgtttttattggtgCAGTGAATGGACATATAGTTGGAATAAGCCATTCTGGAAATCAG ttATGGGACTTCTCCACTGAAGGACCGGTCTTCTCATCGCCATGCGTTTCTTCATTGACATCTCTGACAAATTCTCAGGTTTCTAAAACTCCTGGGAACACTTCGACATCATCATCACTCAATTATGTGGTCACATGCGGGTCACATGATGGTCACATATACTGTTTAAATGCTCATAACGGATCTTTACTATGGAACTTTCAGACCacatccaaagtgttttctatTCCATTTATGTTTGACGGCAGTCTGTGGGGTTTTGGAACACTGGTAGCTGTGTGTTCTACTGACGGGACCGTGTGGATTTTAGATGGAGAAACAGGAACATTGAAGGCAGCTTTGTCTTTGCCTGGAGAACTTTTCTCTTCTCCTGTTGTATGGGGCCAAACCTTAGTGGTGGGATGTCGTAATGATTATGTTTACTGTCTAGAACTTGGCAGaaggtaa
- the aasdh gene encoding beta-alanine-activating enzyme isoform X3 codes for MFLALSSGACLLIVPSAVKKMPRRLAHVLFKRNTTTVLQATPTLVRRFGRHVLQEEVLSADSSLRLLAFGGEPCPSLTLLKRWRQKGNSTLIFTLYGTTEVSCWASWYKVPDKLLCMDDIDDVPVPLGEPLLDTIIEVRDEKGCFVTDGEGQVFIGGQERVCLLDDEKTVVRGAMRATGDWVQVRNSHLYFLGRKDRLVKRFGQRVHLDALQQTIENLPDVEACAVSLSEGSRLMAFIVLASGQLRAPSSSSEDLAAADVTRNCTDPASGVIEGAIRERLSQLLDSHSIPDTIFFIPALPLTSHGKVAMDELMRMCVTQRQEANREAEQENIETVRLKLQTLWKKCLNLADDVVIEEDAHFLLSGGDSLQALRLYDEITVAMGTTPVGLLEVILDGSFLDVLSQIVTEKDFNVIQPSKKRKHDDSNSVDSSKRHHKDMTTVGVTHSTAGFIASSVKETMAFIVVRRAGEVIDWSCFQGTQEDCFSDTNKSKVIVQKSPKDNRSDLILKASHGLCERPQYNPQEVVSDQASEPERSESSQGSSEKVLPLGLKVVWSSDTGRCVDASPVLLVAPERTTVFIGSHSHRLQALNLRSGEVIWERILGDRLESSAAITKCGTLVVVGCYDKKVYFLDVACGDTVWTFETGDVVKSSPAVDPKTGLVFAGSHDGYIYALNPLAKSSIWQHYCGGGAVFSSPCLHLSPRQLYCCTLGGDLHCLNPDIGTVLWTHSSGVPFFSSPYCSDSCVFIGAVNGHIVGISHSGNQLWDFSTEGPVFSSPCVSSLTSLTNSQVSKTPGNTSTSSSLNYVVTCGSHDGHIYCLNAHNGSLLWNFQTTSKVFSIPFMFDGSLWGFGTLVAVCSTDGTVWILDGETGTLKAALSLPGELFSSPVVWGQTLVVGCRNDYVYCLELGRR; via the exons ATGTTTTTGGCCCTGTCTTCTGGAGCATGTCTTCTAATCGTCCCCTCGGCTGTTAAAAAGATGCCACGCAGACTTGCACATGTGCTGTTTAAACGCAACACAACAACAGTCTTACAG GCTACTCCCACTCTCGTTAGACGATTTGGAAGACATGTTCTGCAGGAGGAGGTACTCAGTGCAGATTCATCCCTGAGGTTGTTGGCTTTTGGAGGAGAGCCATGTCCATCTCTCACTCTTTTAAAGAGGTGGAGGCAGAAAGGCAATAGCACACTGATCTTTACTCTTTATGGCACTACAGAAGTGTCTTGCTGGGCAAGCTGGTACAAAGTCCCAGACAAACTCCTGTGCATGGATGACAT TGATGATGTACCTGTGCCCCTTGGGGAGCCGCTGCTGGACACCATAATTGAGGTGAGAGATGAGAAAGGATGTTTCGTCACGGATGGAGAAGGACAAGTGTTCATTG gTGGTCAAGAGAGAGTGTGTCTCCTAGATGATGAGAAAACTGTAGTCAGGGGAGCAATGCGTGCTACGGGTGACTGGGTGCAGGTGCGCAATTCCCATCTGTATTTCCTAGGCAGGAAGGATCGGCTTGTGAAACGCTTTGGTCAGCGGGTACATCTAGATGCCCTACAACAG ACCATTGAGAATTTACCCGACGTAGAGGCATGTGCCGTGAGCTTGAGTGAGGGTAGCAGGCTGATGGCATTTATAGTGCTCGCATCAGGTCAGCTAAGAGCCCCTTCATCCTCCTCTGAAGACCTTGCTGCAGCAGATGTCACAAGAAACTGCACCGACCCAGCCAGCGGAGTAATTGAAGGGGCGATTAGAGAAAGGTTATCACAGCTATTGGACAGTCACAGCATTCCAGACACGATATTCTTCATTCCGGCACTTCCACTCACATCTCATG GTAAAGTAGCAATGGACGAGTTGATGAGAATGTGTGTGACACAAAGACAAGAAGCAAACAGAGAAGCTGAACAAGAAAACATTGAAACTGTTAGACTGAAATTACAAACCCTATGGAAG AAGTGTCTTAACCTGGCTGATGATGTCGTGATTGAGGAAGATGCACACTTCTTGTTAAGTGGAGGAGATTCCCTTCAGGCCCTTCGCCTTTATGATGAGATCACTGTTGCCATGGGGACAACCCCTGTGGGCCTGCTGGAGGTCATATTGGACGGCTCTTTCTTAGATGTGCTTAGCCAAATAGTGACAGAAAAGGATTTTAACGTAATCCAGCCAtcaaagaagagaaaacatgaCGATTCCAACTCCGTTGATTCATCCAAAAGACACCACAAGGATATGACTACAGTCGGTGTCACGCATAGCACAGCAGGTTTTATAGCTTCCTCTGTGAAAGAGACTATGGCATTTATAGTTGTGAGGAGAGCTGGTGAGGTTATTGATTGGAGTTGTTTTCAGGGAACGCAAGAGGACTGCTTCTCTGACACAAACAAGAGTAAAGTCATAGTGCAGAAAAGTCCAAAAGACAATCGTTCGGATTTAATACTCAAGGCATCGCATGGACTTTGTGAGAGACCTCAATATAACCCTCAAGAAGTTGTCAGCGATCAAGCTAGTGAACCTGAGAGAAGTGAAAGTTCTCAGGGAAGTTCTGAGAAAGTTCTTCCACTTGGCCTCAAGGTCGTCTGGAGCTCAGATACGGGCAGATGTGTGGACGCGTCTCCGGTTCTGCTGGTGGCTCCTGAGAGAACCACGGTGTtcattgggtctcattcacACAGACTGCAGGCTCTCAATCTGAGAAGTGGTGAGGTCATCTGGGAACGTATACTTGGAGATCGGCTGGAGTCCTCAGCTGCTATTACAAAATGTGGGACTCTTGTGGTAGTAG GCTGCTATGACAAAAAGGTTTATTTCCTGGATGTTGCCTGTGGAGACACTGTCTGGACATTTGAGACAGGAGATGTGGTGAAAAGTTCTCCTGCAGTAGACCCTAAAACCGGGCTCGTCTTTGCAGGATCCCATGATGGatatatttatgcattaaaCCCACTG GCCAAGTCTTCTATATGGCAGCATTATTGTGGTGGCGGTGCGGTGTTTTCATCCCCATGTTTACACCTTTCACCAAGACAGTTATACTGTTGTACTTTAGGAGGGGATCTCCACTGTCTTAATCCA GACATTGGAACAGTCTTGTGGACGCATTCCAGCGGCGTTCCTTTTTTCTCATCTCCATACTGCTctgattcttgtgtttttattggtgCAGTGAATGGACATATAGTTGGAATAAGCCATTCTGGAAATCAG ttATGGGACTTCTCCACTGAAGGACCGGTCTTCTCATCGCCATGCGTTTCTTCATTGACATCTCTGACAAATTCTCAGGTTTCTAAAACTCCTGGGAACACTTCGACATCATCATCACTCAATTATGTGGTCACATGCGGGTCACATGATGGTCACATATACTGTTTAAATGCTCATAACGGATCTTTACTATGGAACTTTCAGACCacatccaaagtgttttctatTCCATTTATGTTTGACGGCAGTCTGTGGGGTTTTGGAACACTGGTAGCTGTGTGTTCTACTGACGGGACCGTGTGGATTTTAGATGGAGAAACAGGAACATTGAAGGCAGCTTTGTCTTTGCCTGGAGAACTTTTCTCTTCTCCTGTTGTATGGGGCCAAACCTTAGTGGTGGGATGTCGTAATGATTATGTTTACTGTCTAGAACTTGGCAGaaggtaa